The following coding sequences lie in one Arachis ipaensis cultivar K30076 chromosome B03, Araip1.1, whole genome shotgun sequence genomic window:
- the LOC107629032 gene encoding probable serine/threonine-protein kinase BSK3 isoform X2, with protein sequence MGARCSKFSLCWWPSHIKSNLHDLSDNDDGGKNEKDQWVGFNEYTWDQLKVATSGFSPENIVSEHGEKAPNVVYKGRLEDDRLVAVKRFNKSAWPDSRQFLEEARAVGQLRNERLANLVGCCCEGEERLLVAEFMPHETLSKHLFHWETQPMKWAMRLRVALYLAQALDYCSSRGRALYHDLNAYRILFDEDANPRLSCFGLMKNSRDGRSYSTNLAFTPPEYLRTGRITPESVVYSFGTLLLDLLSGKHIPPSHALDLIRGKNFSLLMDSCLEGHFSNDDGTEIVRLASRCLQYEPRERPNAKSLVLSYVLMGIPDGNVSSKETVSLTPFGEACSRRDLTAIHEILDKVGYKDDEDVANELSFQMWTNQIQETLNSKNLGDTAFRARDFSTAIDYYTQFIDVGTMVSPTVYARRCLCYLMNDMPQEALGDAMQAQSVSPTWPTAFYLQAAALFSLGMDNDAQESLKDGTILETRKHRN encoded by the exons ATGGGAGCTCGTTGCTCTAAATTCTCTCTCTGTTGGTGGCCTTCACACATCAAATCAAACCTTCACGACTTATCTGATAATG ATGACGGGGGCAAGAATGAGAAGGATCAATGGGTTGGATTCAATGAGTACACGTGGGATCAGCTTAAGGTTGCAACTTCAGGTTTCTCACCAGAGAACATTGTCTCAGAACATGGAGAGAAAGCTCCCAATGTTGTTTACAAAGGAAGGCTTGAAGATGATAGGTTGGTTGCTGTGAAGCGCTTCAACAAATCAGCTTGGCCTGATTCGAGACAATTTCTA GAGGAAGCAAGAGCAGTGGGGCAGTTAAGGAATGAAAGATTAGCTAACTTGGTTGGATGCTGCTGTGAAGGAGAAGAGAGGTTGCTTGTTGCAGAGTTCATGCCACATGAAACTCTCTCCAAACATCTCTTCCACT GGGAGACACAGCCCATGAAATGGGCAATGAGGTTGAGGGTGGCATTGTATTTGGCACAAGCATTGGATTACTGCAGCAGTCGAGGAAGAGCATTGTATCATGATCTTAATGCTTATAGAATCTTGTTTGATGAG GATGCCAACCCCAGGCTCTCTTGTTTTGGACTCATGAAAAACAGTAGAGACGGCCGAAGCTATAGCACAAATTTAGCCTTCACTCCTCCGGAGTACTTGAGGACCG GAAGAATCACCCCTGAAAGTGTAGTATACAGTTTTGGCACACTTTTGCTTGATCTTCTGAGTGGAAAGCATATTCCACCCAGTCAT GCACTTGACCTTATACGCGGCAAAAATTTTTCCTTGCTGATGGACTCTTGTTTAGAAGGTCATTTTTCGAACGATGATGGAACTGAGATAGTGAGATTGGCTTCGCGTTGTCTACAATATGAACCTCGTGAGAGACCAAATGCAAAGTCACTT GTACTGTCGTATGTTTTGATGGGCATACCAGATGGGAATGTATCATCAAAGGAAACAGTTTCTTTGACACCTTTTGGTGAAGCTTGTTCAAGAAGAGATCTCACTGCTATACATGAAATTTTGGATAAGGTGGGGTACAAGGATGATGAAGATGTTGCAAACGAG CTTTCCTTCCAAATGTGGACAAATCAAATACAGGAAACACTGAATTCTAAGAACCTTGGAGATACTGCTTTTCGTGCTAGAGACTTCTCCACAGCCATTGACTACTACACACAA TTCATTGATGTTGGGACCATGGTATCGCCAACCGTGTATGCCAGGCGTTGCTTATGCTATCTTATGAATGACATGCCACAAGAGGCACTCGGAGATGCTATGCAAGCTCAATCAGTATCTCCCACATGGCCAACGGCATTCTATCTTCAAGCTGCTGCACTCTTCAGCCTTGGCATGGACAACGATGCACAGGAAAGTCTTAAAGACGGCACAATACTGGAAACCAGGAAGCATAGAAATTGA
- the LOC107629032 gene encoding probable serine/threonine-protein kinase BSK3 isoform X1: protein MGARCSKFSLCWWPSHIKSNLHDLSDNDDGGKNEKDQWVGFNEYTWDQLKVATSGFSPENIVSEHGEKAPNVVYKGRLEDDRLVAVKRFNKSAWPDSRQFLEEARAVGQLRNERLANLVGCCCEGEERLLVAEFMPHETLSKHLFHWETQPMKWAMRLRVALYLAQALDYCSSRGRALYHDLNAYRILFDEDANPRLSCFGLMKNSRDGRSYSTNLAFTPPEYLRTGRITPESVVYSFGTLLLDLLSGKHIPPSHALDLIRGKNFSLLMDSCLEGHFSNDDGTEIVRLASRCLQYEPRERPNAKSLVTALTPLQKETSVLSYVLMGIPDGNVSSKETVSLTPFGEACSRRDLTAIHEILDKVGYKDDEDVANELSFQMWTNQIQETLNSKNLGDTAFRARDFSTAIDYYTQFIDVGTMVSPTVYARRCLCYLMNDMPQEALGDAMQAQSVSPTWPTAFYLQAAALFSLGMDNDAQESLKDGTILETRKHRN, encoded by the exons ATGGGAGCTCGTTGCTCTAAATTCTCTCTCTGTTGGTGGCCTTCACACATCAAATCAAACCTTCACGACTTATCTGATAATG ATGACGGGGGCAAGAATGAGAAGGATCAATGGGTTGGATTCAATGAGTACACGTGGGATCAGCTTAAGGTTGCAACTTCAGGTTTCTCACCAGAGAACATTGTCTCAGAACATGGAGAGAAAGCTCCCAATGTTGTTTACAAAGGAAGGCTTGAAGATGATAGGTTGGTTGCTGTGAAGCGCTTCAACAAATCAGCTTGGCCTGATTCGAGACAATTTCTA GAGGAAGCAAGAGCAGTGGGGCAGTTAAGGAATGAAAGATTAGCTAACTTGGTTGGATGCTGCTGTGAAGGAGAAGAGAGGTTGCTTGTTGCAGAGTTCATGCCACATGAAACTCTCTCCAAACATCTCTTCCACT GGGAGACACAGCCCATGAAATGGGCAATGAGGTTGAGGGTGGCATTGTATTTGGCACAAGCATTGGATTACTGCAGCAGTCGAGGAAGAGCATTGTATCATGATCTTAATGCTTATAGAATCTTGTTTGATGAG GATGCCAACCCCAGGCTCTCTTGTTTTGGACTCATGAAAAACAGTAGAGACGGCCGAAGCTATAGCACAAATTTAGCCTTCACTCCTCCGGAGTACTTGAGGACCG GAAGAATCACCCCTGAAAGTGTAGTATACAGTTTTGGCACACTTTTGCTTGATCTTCTGAGTGGAAAGCATATTCCACCCAGTCAT GCACTTGACCTTATACGCGGCAAAAATTTTTCCTTGCTGATGGACTCTTGTTTAGAAGGTCATTTTTCGAACGATGATGGAACTGAGATAGTGAGATTGGCTTCGCGTTGTCTACAATATGAACCTCGTGAGAGACCAAATGCAAAGTCACTTGTGACCGCTCTAACTCCTCTTCAGAAAGAAACTTCA GTACTGTCGTATGTTTTGATGGGCATACCAGATGGGAATGTATCATCAAAGGAAACAGTTTCTTTGACACCTTTTGGTGAAGCTTGTTCAAGAAGAGATCTCACTGCTATACATGAAATTTTGGATAAGGTGGGGTACAAGGATGATGAAGATGTTGCAAACGAG CTTTCCTTCCAAATGTGGACAAATCAAATACAGGAAACACTGAATTCTAAGAACCTTGGAGATACTGCTTTTCGTGCTAGAGACTTCTCCACAGCCATTGACTACTACACACAA TTCATTGATGTTGGGACCATGGTATCGCCAACCGTGTATGCCAGGCGTTGCTTATGCTATCTTATGAATGACATGCCACAAGAGGCACTCGGAGATGCTATGCAAGCTCAATCAGTATCTCCCACATGGCCAACGGCATTCTATCTTCAAGCTGCTGCACTCTTCAGCCTTGGCATGGACAACGATGCACAGGAAAGTCTTAAAGACGGCACAATACTGGAAACCAGGAAGCATAGAAATTGA